CGGCCTGGGCAGCACGATCGGCGCAGGCGCCACGCTCGAGGCGCTCACGTTCCCGCGGTTCCTCGGGCACTCGCTCTTCACGCCGAGCTGGATCGTGGCGGCCGTGATGCTGGCCACGCGATTCGGCGCGTTCCGCGGCCGCGAGCGCATCGCGAAGATCGGGTCGTGGGTGCTGTACGCCGCGATGGTGGCCGTGGGATTCCTGAACGAGGTCATCTCGTTTGAGGGCGAGCTCGTGGCCGAGGCCGACGTGCTCTACTACACCAACGTGGGGCGCCTGTTCACGCCTCCCCCGCCCTCGCTCACGATGACGATCGTGGTGCTGCTCGCCGGCATCTACATCGCCATCCGCACCAAGGGCCGCTGGCCGTGGATGGCGCTCGGCGCGGTGCTCGTGCCGGCAGGACAGTTCGTGAACGCCGAGGGGCCGATGTTCTTCGTGGTCAACTTCGGCGAGATCCTGATGTCGGCGTCGCTCGTGGCCACGCTCGCGTACGTGATGCGGCGGGAGCGGGCGGGAACGCGCGAACGATAACGGGTGCGATCCCTCGCATCCGATGTTAGTAACAAGCGATGTTAGTAACGTGCGATGTGAGTGAAGATGCCACGAGCCGGAAGCCATCGCTGCGAGGCCTTACCGGCAGTTGTCGCTACGCCTTCTTCCCGCGCTTGCCCTCACCGGCTTTCTGGCGCTGCTTGTACTCCTCGTACTCCATCGCGCCGACGGCCTCGAACTCAGGCGTGAAGAACGTTTCGTTCGCCAGCAGCGCCGTACCAGCCCGCCGGTAGCCGCGTACATTGCGCGACATCCGCAGCATCGTGGCCGACGCCTGCTCGGGCGTGGCCTCCCAGTTCATGGCACGATCGGGTGCGATGCCGATCCGCTGGCTCGCCGCGTAGGAGTCCTGGTTGGCGCCGAGGTAGATGAACTCGTATCCCTTGTCCTCGCGGCGATCGCTGATCATACGGAAGACCGCACGCTGGTCGAACTCACGGCTGGAGTTCTCCTGGCCGTCGGTCATGATCACGAAGAGGACCTGGTCGGGGTGATGCTGCGCCACGTAGTCGTCGGTGATGCTCATGGTGTGCGCGATCGCGTCGTAGAGCGCGGTCATGCCGTCTGGGTGATACGTCTCATGGTTGAGCGGGGCCACGTGCCGCACCGGCACCGCCGATGCGACCGTCTCGAACCGCGTGTCGAACAGCGTGAGCGTCATGCGTGCGTCGCCGCCCTCGCGCTGCTGATCGCCGAGGAACTCGTCGAAGCCCGAGATGGTGGCCTCCCGGATCGAGCTCATCGACCCGCTCTTGTCGAGCACGAAGTTGATGAGGATGCTCCGCTCCTCCTGGCGCCTCGGTGTCGCGTTGCTGACCATGGTGGACCCCCTTCTTCTCATCCGCCCTGCCGAGTATGGCCGGTCGGTCTGACATCCCTGGCAATAGGTGTTTGCCAACCCTGTCAAATGGATAGTACCCACCCTTTGTCATTTCTGTCAAATCATTTGCCAGAGGTGTAGAATGGGACCGTACGGAGCAGCGAAACGGATGCGGGGGTTGGTGATGAGCGAACTCGAGTTCGGCCGGAAGCTTCGCGCGCTCAGGCACGAACGCAGCGAGACGCTCGAGGACGTGTCTGCGGCCACGGGGCTCTCCGTGGCAATGCTCTCGCGCGTGGAGCGCGGCCAGCGGCTCCCCTCCCCCGAGAGCGTGGAGGCGCTGGCGCGGCACTTCGGTCTGCCCACCGAAGAGCTCATGCGCGAGACGATCGCGAGCAGGATCGTGAACAGTTACGGGCGTGAGTGGACGGGGACTGTAGCCGAGGAGGCGCCGGCCGGGCCGGTCCTCGCCAACAGGCTGGGGTCCTACGGGGACATCCTGCCGAATCGTGCGGTCGCAGCGCCGAGTGTTGCGAGTTCTGCGAACCGGGCGCCGGAGGTTCATCGCATGGAGTTCGCAGATTCGCTACAGCCCAGGTCAGCGGATGTGCGAACCACACCATCGAGACGCGCCGGGACCGTGTTCAGCGCGCGGCCCGTGGAGGAGTTGTTCGAGGGGGACGCCGCGCGCGACTCGCTTGTCGACGCGGCCCGCGTGGCCGAGGTGGCACTCGAGAGTGCGATGCGCGCAGTGCGCCGGGCGCAGGCGAGCGGCGACCCCCGGCAGGTGGAAGAAGCCGGGCGGGTGCTCCAGCGGCTGCGGGGGAAGATCGGCTAAGGGCCTGACGCGAGTCGTGGAGAACAGCGGCTACGGCCCCAGTGTAGTCAGGGCTCCTGCAGTCGCAGATTTCGATGTCAAGATCGGGCGATGGGCACCCATGACCGACCCGCTACTCGTCGCGCATGAGTTTGCGCAGAGCGGCTGTGGTTGGCTGAGGGTTCTCGATCAGGTCCCCCACGGCGTCGTACGACTCCGGCGAAAGCACGAGCGTGTCGACCTCCGACTGCACCTGCCCCCACGCGGCCTGGGCCTCGCGGGCGACCTGGATGGTCTCGATGGATCGCGAGAACTGCGGGTGCGCCTTCAGAACCGCCATCGCGGCATCAAGAATCCGAAGCTCCTCGATAGGCACGACCGCGGCCACGTCCGCGTCGTGGCGCGTCACGATGACGCGCTCCTTGCCGTAGGAGGCGCGGTTGAGGATCTCTGAGAAGTCGCGCCGCGCCTGCGCGGCGGTCACCCGTGTCATGGCTGCCTCTATCCCCAGTTCTGGACATCGAGAGAAGGATAGCACCATTGTACGTTTTGTACTCTTTGCACGTTCCCTTGAGCTTCGTGTGCCGCCAGCCGGCTGGTCCATCACGACACCGCGTGGCGCAGCGCCGGATCAATGAGCGCCCGCGCGACCACAGCGCCCTCCTCAAGTGTCGAGGCCTGCAGGCCGAGATCCTTCGCCAGCGCTCGATACTGTGACTCCCATGCACGCCGCGGTTCGGGAAGGTGAAGTGGCATTTCGCACGACAGGTCAGCCTCGAATGTGGCGATGAGCGCCGCACGCAACTCGAGTGGATCAACACTCGCTGTTTCCGCGATCAGGACGATGTCGACCAGGTCCTTGACCCTGCTGTTGTCCCGCCCACCTCGCGGACGAACGAGGGCATGTACCTTCTCCGCGAGATGCTGGCCGAGCGGGAAGCACGGGAACTCCACTGGCGGGATGCCAGCGAACTCAAGAAGCGACGACACCAGAAGATGCGAGACCGCGCCTATCCGTTCCTCCTCACATCCCAGGTCGACGTGGAAGGACTCGAACACTCGGCCGGCAAGCACGGAACGCACGGCGCACCGTAGCGGCGCGTCCACGGTGGATGGGCGCGCCACTTCGAACCTGAAGTGGTCGCCAAGATCGAGCAGAGCAACCGAGACGAGCAGGTTGAGTGCGGTCTCCGCCCGCTCCCGCGTGTGCAAGTCGATATCCCTGGTCGTGCGCGCCCGGTCCTGAAGTCGCAACTGGAGCGCCAATCCGCCCTTGAGAACCCACGCATCCGGCTCCTGCTCGAGCAGCCGTGCAAGCAGCCGATCGAAAGCGACCGTCTTCCGCAGTCGTGAAAGCGCTACGCCGGTGGCAAGCGATTCGGTTCGCAGCCGTTCTTCGAGCGCCATGCGGAAGCACGACGCGCTCTCGTACTTCATCGCTGCGCGCGTTCCAGCAGAGACCGCATTCGTCCGCCACGCTTACGAGCGTACTCACGGAGTCGTGACGTTGTAGTAAGCCCACGGCCGAGGGCCTCGTCGATAGCCTGCAGGACGATCTCGTCGGAGAGTCCGCTGCGAGCAACGTCTGCGATCGTGCGCTCCACAGTCGTGACCCTCACACCGTCACGTTCCGTGATCTCGCCTGCCTCGAGCCTGCCGGTGTGGAGCCTCAGACCGGGTCGACGCCGCGAGGCGGTCCGGGGCACTGTGACATGCACCTCGCCGGGCAGGATGTCCGAGAGGTCCCACAGCACGAGCGCACTCTCGTGCGAGACTGCCGCCGAATCCCCGGTGCGCAGGGAGGCGACCACGAGATCCGAATGCGGAGATTCGGGGTAGCGCCGCAGGCGGTAGATGCCGTGGTCGACCCGCTCCAGATTCCCGGCGGCCGCGTGATGCGCCAGCAGCGCCCGCGAGTATCCGGCCTCCGCCGCCTGCGCCGTAGTGAAGTAACCGGCGCGAGTCTCAGCAGTGAGGTACAGCGCGTCCTCGCTGGGAGAGCCCTCTGAACCGTTGTGTGCGTAATGTATCGCTTTCTTTGACATACCGCACACATTACTCGCGTTGAGAGCGAAGAGCAAGGCTCATGAAACGCGAAACCCGCCAAGATCGACTTACGGCCTGAACCCCACCGGATTCCGCGGCTTCAGCGGCGGCGCTGTCAGGGCTTGGATTGCTTGGATGATGACTCTGAACTGCTCGTCGTAGCGCAATTCCATGTCGTCGAGCCGACGTGCCAGATCAGCGTTCTCCGCGAGGATTTCGCGGAGCCGCACGAACGCACGCATGATCTGCACGTTCACCGCAACCGCATTGGGGCTACGCAGCACGCTGGAGAGCATGGCGATGCCCTGTTCTGTGAAGGCGAGCGGCGGTGTTCGGCGCCCGCCCCAGCCATCGGTGGTCGATGCCGCGCTCCTGAGGGCCGTCCACTCCTCCGGTGTCAGCTCGAACATGAAGTCTGGAGGGAAACGGTCGGGGTTGCGGCGGCGAGGTCAGCATCAAGGATGACCCGCGTATCCCGGGCGACACGAATGCGCAACTCCGCAGCCTCAACCGGTATCAGGGCGGTTTCGTCCGTCATCGCTCCCCCCAACTTGAAATCACAGTTTGTGATGTCAAGATCGTTTCCCCTGGTCACAGGGTTGACTTGAAATCACAGAGTACTCCCCCGTCGCCCATGATAGAACACGTGTTCGATTGGTCAAGACGCCGAAGATGGTGAGCCGCCCCCGCCCCTCTGCTACCCTGGTCTCAGCCCCATCCGCTCCCCCTCACGGAGCCGCCGATGCTCGTGTACCAGGCCACCAAGCGCGAGTTCATGGACGACGTGGAAGCCGACGCCATCGCCGATGCCATCACGGCGGCCTTCGAGCGCAAGCTGCACCGCGCCAACCCTGCCGAGGTGACGAGCTGGCGCAACTCGATGGAGTACATGTACAAGGTGCTCAACACGCCCGCGCTGCCCGACGGCTGCGGCGTGGCGATCGAGTTCAGCGTGCCGTACACGTCGAGCCGCATCGACTTCCTGCTCACCGGCCGACAGGGCGGCTCGCGCGACGCCGCGCGTAGTCAGAGAATCCGCTCGAGCAGCCGCCTCAGCTCTGCCCTATCGCCCGTCGGCTCCAGCGGAATCGCGCCCACGCCCTCCAGCGCTCCGGGTGCAACCTCGTAGAACCGCTCCTCAGTCCCCGGGTACAGAACCCACACCGTCGCGACCCGCGCACCCTCGCTGCCGAGGGCGTCCTTGTACGCATGCATCTTGTGGATGTCCGCGTTCTTCCACCAGCCCTTGCTGGCCACTCCCGCGCGGTCATCGGCCTCGAGCTTGTCGAGCTCCTGGCTGTCGAGCTCGGTCGGCACATCCCATCGATCGACCCGGAACTTTGCATCGAACAGGTGCAGCGTGTCGCCCACCTTGAGCACGATGTCTGGACGGAGCGGCACTGAGTACGAGCGCCACGTGCTGTTCGACCGGGAGAACGAACGGTTGTAGTGGAGCTCAATGCCACGCGGGAACACGGCCTTGATGCCCTCAGCGAGAAACGAGTGCAGATCATCACCGGAGACAAGCGCCTCGGTCGGGCGTCCGAGCAGTGAGGCCAACTGCTCCGCGAGCTCGAAGAAGCACCAGTACTCGTACAGCAGGCTCGCGCTCTTGGTCTCGATGATGCGGCGCAGGTCCTCTGCTGCCACGGGGTACCGCGAGGCAAGCACAAGTGCCTGGTGATGCAACAGCAACTCGCGATAGCCTGCTCGCTTCTGCAGCACTTGCGAGTGGACCGGGAAGCGCTGCATCTGACCGACATCACGCAGGAAGTCCGCGCCTTCCATCGCGCGCAGCTGGCCAACAAGCTCGTCGGCATCTTTCAGCAGCCGCCGGTCGATGCCCTCAGTAGCCAGGAGCACCGCACGCGCACGCTCCGCTAACTCAAGCGCGAGGTCGACGAAGTACTTCGCGAATCGATTCTCGGGGTTGTCGATGCAGGTCTCGGCGGTGACTTCGACGACCTCCGTGGGGAAGTATGTGCGTCCTCGCAAGTCGGTGAGCTGCGAGCCGAGAGCGGTGGTTGCGAGCGGTGACCCGGCGGGCAGATGTGCCCAGGACTCGGGGTGCGAGGCGATCCGCTCGAGCGTCCTGGGCGTCACGCTACGAGCATCCCACGGCGTCACGCGCCGCTCTTCGCGGATGAGCGTCCGGTGCGGGTCCGCAGCCACCAGCGCCCATGACTCCTCGAGCGATGGCCGCGCGAACCACATCGCCCAACGGAGGTAAACGAGCGCGTGATACAGGCGATCACGCTCATCAAGCGCCTCGCGGGCGAACGGGACGAATGACGGCGAGTTGATATCGAACGGCAAGTTCGACACTCGGTCGGTGATTTGCAGCAGCAGGGACTCGAATCCACCGGAATCGAGCTTGGACGAGCGGACCTCGACCAGCTGATCGCCGAGCCAGAGTAGACCGATGTAGTCACCGAAGTTGACCAGCCCACGCCAGATGTCATCGCCTGGGAGCTCGCGCTTGAGACAGCCCTCCGGCACCGTCGGCTTGCTGTCCGCCTCGATCACATACTCGCTCCAGCAGTCGAGGATGATGCGGCCACTCTCGGAGGGGAGGCACTCCTGATCGGAGCTCTTTCCGGCGAGGATGCGCATGCTACTCGACGAAGCTCACGAAGCCGACCGCGCGAACGGTGGTCAGCATCCGACTGACCTTGGCCGCGGACATATTCAGTCCCTCGCCCTCCAGATGCTCCAATAACGCCTCAAGCGGCTTCTCCAACTTCGCTCTGCTGCCCGAGAGCTTGGGCAGCACTTTCTGGAGCACCTGCAGGTCGAGTGCGAAATCGAGCTGGTCTTCGCCGACGAATTCCTTCGTCAGTGCCAGATATCGCGCAATCTCGTTGGCAACCCGGTAGCCGAAGTGCAGGTTGAACTCGGCCATGAGCGAATGGATCGCCCGGATGCGCTCCTGCGAGCGAGTCGAGATGACGGCCCAATCCTCAGGCCCTGGACGGCGTGACGCAGCGAGCAGTGCTTCAAGCGTCACATCGTCACTCAGACGGAAAGCGTCGGCGAGATCCGCTCCACCACGGCCATACTCGTCGAGATCTACTGAGTTGAACTCGATGGTGTTCGCCCGATCCAGCACCTTGGGACTGAACATGTACGTTGTCTCGTCCACGTTGACCGTCCCGGTGAAGAAGACGTTCGTTGGCACCTTCAGCCTGCGGGGAGGCAGTGGCTCCTCGGCGTCGGCCTCGTCGTCCTCGGCGTCGTGCAACACCATCTCGGTGCCCGACTCCATCGCCGAGAGGAAGTCCGAGAAGTAGTACTCCACCTTGGCCAGGTTCATCTCATCGAGCACGACGAAGTGTGGCTCATCGGGGTTGGCCTCGGCGCGCAACAACAGGCTGAGCAGCTCGGTTCCCTGATAGCGCTGCAGGAGTGGATTGAAGTAGCCAAGAAGAGCGCGATTGTCGGTCCAGTCAGGCCGCACGGACAGGAAGGCTACGCGCTCAGATAGCACGCTCTCCATGCGTCGCTCAGATCGAACGACGCTCAGTTCGAGCTGAAACTCGGGGCTATCCGAGACAGGGGTCGTAGCCAGCTCGAGCAGGTCACCCATCTCAGCGTTTGCCCTGAACCACTCGTACAGTTGCGGCTTCATGTGCACCTGGTAGTTGCGGGCACTCGAATGTGCGTACAGACGCGCCTCGAATCGCTGACCACCCGCACGCACGATGAGGTCGCTAATCGAGTTCGGCTCCGGGACGACCACGCCGTCAAGCAGGACGTTGGGAATCGTCAGGCGCCGGTGCTGGAAGGCACTGGGGCGGATCGAGACTCTCACTGCGCCTTCGAGCTGTGGTGCCCGCGAGGGCTCGATCACCACTTCCCTATCCTGCACTGGTGCCACGAACTCGCTCACCAGCTGCGCCATCTTTGTCTTGCCAGTGCCCGAGATGCCCGAGAGGATCACGAGCGGCTTCGTGGCGAGGGAAAGCACATAGTCTGTCACCAGCCAGGCCGGGAACTGATAGCCCTTGCTGCGGATGTGTTCGTACACCGTCGCTGCGTGTGTGTCAGTCTGCACGCGCTCCCCCTCATCCTCAGCGCCTGCCGTCGCCGCCATCGGCGGCTCACCCGCCCGGTAGGCGACCCAGATGTAGCTCTGGATATCCAGCATCGTCTGGGGCTCGAAGGGCGCGAGCTGCTCTCGCAGATCTTCCGCGGCCTCTAGTATCGATGCGTAGACTTCACCCGATGCTTTCGATCCGAGTTTGAGCGAGACTCCCATCTGCTTGAGGAACCACTTCGTGGCCTCAGGCTTCACGAAGATGTCAGTCTCGGGGTACATCAGCATCAGTAGATACGTCGGTAGCGTCCACTTCACTGGCAAGCCCTGCGCCCTCGCGTACGACGCGTAACGCTCGAGGCGCTCAGGGCTCGACCCCTCGCCATGCAGCAGATCGTAGAGTGCGCGTGAGAACGCTGCAGAATCGAAGTCCTGCCAGTACAGGATCGAAAGGTCGCCCTCACGGGGCATGCGCAGCCAGAGTAGGTTCGTCGACTGCGCGACCTGCTCGACGAGCTGTACCACCTGGTCGTAGTCCTCGCTGTCTATCAACTGCCGAAGCGTATCCGCGCCTAAACGTTCCTGAGTCTTCGCCGAGGCATCCATCTTGTAGGTGGTCTCGTCCCGGATGAAGCGCTCATCGGCGAAGCTCTGCCAGCCGGGGTATGCGGCCCTGAGGCGTTCCAGGAGTGGGGCATTCGCTTCCATCACGCCTCCCTGAAAACGGGAATTCCACTGCACGACCAGCTCCGGGATCTCATAGAAATCAAAGCCGGGGCCATACGTCGGCTCCAGTGACTTCCGGATCTCCAGAATCGCTTTGTCCTCATCCATCGCGGCTGCTGCCTCAGGTCCGCCGATGCGGTCAGCGAAGGCATCGACAAGCGCCTTCTTGTCGTTTCGAGCCACCGCACGTTCGAAGGCCTCGGGGAAGACGAGGTGGAGGAGGGCGTTGCGCTGAAGCCAGGCGCTTCTGTTATCAACCGAGCATATCTGCTCCC
Above is a window of Anaerosoma tenue DNA encoding:
- a CDS encoding vWA domain-containing protein codes for the protein MVSNATPRRQEERSILINFVLDKSGSMSSIREATISGFDEFLGDQQREGGDARMTLTLFDTRFETVASAVPVRHVAPLNHETYHPDGMTALYDAIAHTMSITDDYVAQHHPDQVLFVIMTDGQENSSREFDQRAVFRMISDRREDKGYEFIYLGANQDSYAASQRIGIAPDRAMNWEATPEQASATMLRMSRNVRGYRRAGTALLANETFFTPEFEAVGAMEYEEYKQRQKAGEGKRGKKA
- a CDS encoding helix-turn-helix domain-containing protein; translation: MGPYGAAKRMRGLVMSELEFGRKLRALRHERSETLEDVSAATGLSVAMLSRVERGQRLPSPESVEALARHFGLPTEELMRETIASRIVNSYGREWTGTVAEEAPAGPVLANRLGSYGDILPNRAVAAPSVASSANRAPEVHRMEFADSLQPRSADVRTTPSRRAGTVFSARPVEELFEGDAARDSLVDAARVAEVALESAMRAVRRAQASGDPRQVEEAGRVLQRLRGKIG
- a CDS encoding type II toxin-antitoxin system Phd/YefM family antitoxin, which translates into the protein MTRVTAAQARRDFSEILNRASYGKERVIVTRHDADVAAVVPIEELRILDAAMAVLKAHPQFSRSIETIQVAREAQAAWGQVQSEVDTLVLSPESYDAVGDLIENPQPTTAALRKLMRDE
- a CDS encoding nucleotidyl transferase AbiEii/AbiGii toxin family protein is translated as MKYESASCFRMALEERLRTESLATGVALSRLRKTVAFDRLLARLLEQEPDAWVLKGGLALQLRLQDRARTTRDIDLHTRERAETALNLLVSVALLDLGDHFRFEVARPSTVDAPLRCAVRSVLAGRVFESFHVDLGCEEERIGAVSHLLVSSLLEFAGIPPVEFPCFPLGQHLAEKVHALVRPRGGRDNSRVKDLVDIVLIAETASVDPLELRAALIATFEADLSCEMPLHLPEPRRAWESQYRALAKDLGLQASTLEEGAVVARALIDPALRHAVS
- a CDS encoding type IV toxin-antitoxin system AbiEi family antitoxin domain-containing protein, which codes for MSKKAIHYAHNGSEGSPSEDALYLTAETRAGYFTTAQAAEAGYSRALLAHHAAAGNLERVDHGIYRLRRYPESPHSDLVVASLRTGDSAAVSHESALVLWDLSDILPGEVHVTVPRTASRRRPGLRLHTGRLEAGEITERDGVRVTTVERTIADVARSGLSDEIVLQAIDEALGRGLTTTSRLREYARKRGGRMRSLLERAQR
- a CDS encoding ORF6N domain-containing protein gives rise to the protein MFELTPEEWTALRSAASTTDGWGGRRTPPLAFTEQGIAMLSSVLRSPNAVAVNVQIMRAFVRLREILAENADLARRLDDMELRYDEQFRVIIQAIQALTAPPLKPRNPVGFRP
- a CDS encoding DUF2357 domain-containing protein; translation: MRILAGKSSDQECLPSESGRIILDCWSEYVIEADSKPTVPEGCLKRELPGDDIWRGLVNFGDYIGLLWLGDQLVEVRSSKLDSGGFESLLLQITDRVSNLPFDINSPSFVPFAREALDERDRLYHALVYLRWAMWFARPSLEESWALVAADPHRTLIREERRVTPWDARSVTPRTLERIASHPESWAHLPAGSPLATTALGSQLTDLRGRTYFPTEVVEVTAETCIDNPENRFAKYFVDLALELAERARAVLLATEGIDRRLLKDADELVGQLRAMEGADFLRDVGQMQRFPVHSQVLQKRAGYRELLLHHQALVLASRYPVAAEDLRRIIETKSASLLYEYWCFFELAEQLASLLGRPTEALVSGDDLHSFLAEGIKAVFPRGIELHYNRSFSRSNSTWRSYSVPLRPDIVLKVGDTLHLFDAKFRVDRWDVPTELDSQELDKLEADDRAGVASKGWWKNADIHKMHAYKDALGSEGARVATVWVLYPGTEERFYEVAPGALEGVGAIPLEPTGDRAELRRLLERIL
- a CDS encoding McrB family protein — encoded protein: MAILKREGADKIYAVAQLFREQALERDGSLLTPGRAVWTIPALEDLEQRFVLSPDHSSDSFDQKLERQIDGASDTVKQLMAELLLMHLLVVHGMSADTKRLRISRVLGWMRDPVVIPPDIDAALDYGLASPGTHFYTRRDTHLRFFIEWMLAWKRLEPSTLVQALSEPWAFREQICSVDNRSAWLQRNALLHLVFPEAFERAVARNDKKALVDAFADRIGGPEAAAAMDEDKAILEIRKSLEPTYGPGFDFYEIPELVVQWNSRFQGGVMEANAPLLERLRAAYPGWQSFADERFIRDETTYKMDASAKTQERLGADTLRQLIDSEDYDQVVQLVEQVAQSTNLLWLRMPREGDLSILYWQDFDSAAFSRALYDLLHGEGSSPERLERYASYARAQGLPVKWTLPTYLLMLMYPETDIFVKPEATKWFLKQMGVSLKLGSKASGEVYASILEAAEDLREQLAPFEPQTMLDIQSYIWVAYRAGEPPMAATAGAEDEGERVQTDTHAATVYEHIRSKGYQFPAWLVTDYVLSLATKPLVILSGISGTGKTKMAQLVSEFVAPVQDREVVIEPSRAPQLEGAVRVSIRPSAFQHRRLTIPNVLLDGVVVPEPNSISDLIVRAGGQRFEARLYAHSSARNYQVHMKPQLYEWFRANAEMGDLLELATTPVSDSPEFQLELSVVRSERRMESVLSERVAFLSVRPDWTDNRALLGYFNPLLQRYQGTELLSLLLRAEANPDEPHFVVLDEMNLAKVEYYFSDFLSAMESGTEMVLHDAEDDEADAEEPLPPRRLKVPTNVFFTGTVNVDETTYMFSPKVLDRANTIEFNSVDLDEYGRGGADLADAFRLSDDVTLEALLAASRRPGPEDWAVISTRSQERIRAIHSLMAEFNLHFGYRVANEIARYLALTKEFVGEDQLDFALDLQVLQKVLPKLSGSRAKLEKPLEALLEHLEGEGLNMSAAKVSRMLTTVRAVGFVSFVE